The genomic stretch AAAACCGGCCACGGCGCCGCGGATCAGCCCCTCGACAGCCAACCGGGAGATCTGCACCTTCCCGTGAGGCGTGCGCGCCAATAGCGTCATGCCCTTCATCGGCCGAGACCAGGCCCGGAACAAAAACCACCCGACCAGGAGCAGATAGAAGATCGCCCCGACGGCCCAGGCCGCGCGCACTCCCCCTTGCCGCCAGGCGGTCAAGTACCGTTCGACAACACCGGCGCCGCCGCCGCCCGAAAAAGCAGCCACCACGATCATGATGGCAAGCGCCGCCGGCGGCAGCGCCACTAAAAAAGCCAGCAGACGGCTCAGCCCTTCCATGTCTGACCCCTCCCCGCTCGTTCGCCCGGCAACCGGTCGGACGGGCAAAAACCCCCCTGACGGTCTCAGGGGGGCCTCGATCATCTCACCCGGTCATCCTCTTTTGTTTCCGGCGTGGGGAAGTTCACCCCTTGAATATGGACGTTGACCTCGACGACGGTCAACCCGGTCATGCTTTCGATGGAGCGCTTCACATTTTCCTGGACGCGCTTAGCCACCTCGGGGATGCGGCTGCCGAAATTGACGATGATGTTCATGTCAATGGCCGCTTCCCGTTCGCCGACCTCGACCTTGACGCCGCGGGTCAGGTTCTTGCGGCCGAGCATCTCAGCGATGCCGCCGCCCAAACCGCCGCTCATCGCGGCGACGCCTTCCACTTCGGTCGCCGCCAAGCCAGCGATGGTCGCAACGACCTCTTGGGCGATACGGACGTGGCCGATATCCTGCTTGGTTGTAATAGAATCCATGTGTACGGGCACCCCCTGGTGAGGATTTCCGATGGAGAGTGTCCATCATGTAGTATTGTACCAAAGAGAGGGAGGGTATACCAGTCATAGTGCGTCCTTTCATCGCTTTAAGCAAAAAGGAACCCGGCCTCAGAAAACGGACCGGGTCCTTTGCTGTTCTTCTCTTGTTGTCCCTGTCAGCGCAGCTTATGTCGCTCTACTCCCCCGTCATCCTCGCCTGGATGAAGTTCGTGTAGACTTCGCCCTTCTGGAAGAAGGCGTTGCCCAGCACTTTTTGCTGGAAGGGGATGGTGGTCTTGACGCCTTCGATGACGAACTCGTCGAGGGCGCGCTGCATGCGGGCGATGGCCTCGTTGCGGTCGCGGCCCCAGACGATCAGCTTGCCGATCATGGAGTCGTAGGTGGGCGGGATGGTGTAACCGGCGTAGGCGGCGCTGTCGAGGCGGACGCCCAGGCCGCCGGGAGGGTGGTAGGCGGTGATCTTGCCGGGGCTCGGCATGAAGTTGCGGGCCGGGTCTTCGGCGTTGATCCGACATTCGATGGCGTGGCCCTTGATGACGATGTCATCTTGGGTGTAGCCCAGGGGCTCGCCGGCGGCGATGCGGATCTGCTCTTTGATCAGGTCGATGCCGGTGATCATCTCCGTCACCGGGTGCTCGACCTGGATGCGGGTGTTCATCTCGATGAAATAATAATGACCGTGCTTATCCAGCAAGAACTCGACGGTACCGGCGTTGACGTAGTTGACGGACTTGGCGGCCAGCACGGCCTGTTCGCCCATCTCCTTGCGCAGTTCCGGCGAGAGAGCCGGCGACGGGGCTTCTTCCAGCAGCTTCTGATTGCGCCGCTGGATGGAGCAGTCGCGCTCGCCCAGGTAGACCGTGTTGCCAAACTGGTCGGCCATGATCTGAAACTCGATGTGGCGCGGCTCTTCGATGAATTTTTCGATGTAGACGGCTTTGTTGCCGAAGGCGGCTTCCGCCTCGGCCTGAGCCGTCTGAAGGGCGTTGAAGAGGTCTTTTTCCGAATGGGCGATGCGCATGCCACGACCGCCGCCGCCGGCCGAGGCCTTGATCATGACCGGGTAGCCGATCTCCTCGGCGATCTTTTCGGCCTCTTCCTCAGAGGTGACGATGGACTCGGAACCGGGGACGACGCGGACACCCGCCTTGATCATCGTCTCCCGCGCTACGGCCTTGGAGCCCATGGACTCGATGGCCTTGGAGCCGGGCCCGATGAACTTGATCTTGCAGGTTTCGCAGATCTCGGCAAAGTAGGCGTTTTCCGAGAGAAAGCCGAAGCCTGGGTGGATCGCTTCCGCGCCGGAAACGGTGGCGGCGCTGATGATGTTAGGGATGTTCAGATAGCTGCGGTTTGAGGGCGCCGGTCCGACACAGTAGGCTTCGTCGGCCAGTTTCACATGGAGGGCGTCCTTGTCGGCCTCGGAGTAGACGGCGACAGTCCCGATACCCATCTCCTTGCAGGCGCGGATGATGCGGACGGCGATCTCACCGCGGTTGGCGATCAGGATCTTGTTAAAGAGGCTGTGATGGTGTCCCATTCAGGCGCCCCCTTAGGCTTTTTCAACGAGGAAAAGGGTTTGGCCGTATTCGACAGGCGCGCCGTTTTCCACGAGGATGTCGACGATGGTTCCCTTGATCTCGGCTTCGATCTCGTTCATCAGCTTCATGGCCTCAATGATGCAGACCGTCGTGCCCTTGTCCACCTTGCTGCCCTTTTCCACATAAGGGCGGGCGTCGGGAGCCGGGGCGCGGTAGAAGGTGCCCACCATGGGCGAGGTGATGGCGACGACGTTCGGGTTTTTGGACAGGTCGGCGGCCGGTTGGGGCGCAGGCGCGGCGGCTTCCGCAGCAGGCGCGGGCGCGGCGGACGCAGGGGCGGCGACCATGACAGGGGCAGCGGCGGCGGGAGCATGGATGGCCGATCCCTTGCGGATCGAGAGTTTGACGCCATCGCTCTCCACCTGCAGTTCAGCAATGTCCGTACCGTTCAGAACCTGGATGAGTTCTTTGATTTCCTGGACGTTCACCTTTGCATCCTCCTTCTGCGTGTTCCCTCTGACGGGAGCGGACTGGCTCGCCCCAGGCTGAGGGGCGGGTGGGCCTTCCTGGTTCTGAACGACCGGGGCGACCACGTGGGCTTGCGGGTTTTTCCGATATTCGAAGAATTTTAAGGCCACTTGCGGGAACAGGGCGTAGGACAGGACATCCTCCTCGCTCTTGGCCAGGGGACCTAGTTCGCGGCGAGCGCGGTCCATGGCCGGCTCCAGCAGGTCGGCGGGACGGCAGTCGATCTGTTTGTCATCTTTGAGGATCTTGGTCACGATATCCTGACGGATCGGCGCAGGCGGTTTGCCGTAAAGGCCTTTCACATAGCCCTTCACTTCGCCGGGGACCAGTTTGTAGCGCTCGCCTGTGAGGACGTTCAAGACAGCCTGGGTGCCGACGATCTGGCTGGTGGGGGTGACAAGGGGCGGGTAGCCGAAGTCGGCCCGCACCTTGGGCATCTCATGTAAGACATCGTTCAGACGGTGGCGCGCCTTCTGCTCTTCTAACTGGGTGATCAGGTTGGTGATCATGCCGCCGGGTACCTGGTGGTCGAAGACGAGCATGTCGTTAAGGCCCGTGATCCCCCGTTTGTAGCCGAGGCGCTTGCGCAGATCCTCGAAGTACTGGGTGATCTCAAAAATCCGGTGGATGTCGAGGCCCGGGTCATAGGGGGTGTCGCTGAAAGCCCGCACCAGCGTCTCGACGGGCGGCTGGGAGGGACCGAAGGCCAGCGGCAAAGAGGCGCAATCGATGATGTCGGCGCCGGCTTCGACGCCTTTTAAGAGGGCGCCGACGGCCATGCCGCCGATGTAGTGGGTGTGCAGTTGCAGGGGCAGGTTGACCTTCTCCTTGATCAAGGTGACCAGTTCCCGCGATTTAAAGGGCAGGAGCAGGCCGGCCATATCCTTGATGCAGAGGGAGTCGGCGCCCATCTCGGCCAGTTGAAGGGCCGTCTCGACGTAGTGCTCCATCGTGTGAACAGGGCTGATCGTATAGACGATGGCCGCCTGCACATGGGCGCCGGCTTTTTTGGCGTGGCGCATGGGCGCTTCCATGTTGCGGATATCGTTGAGGGCGTCAAAGATACGGATGATGTCGATGCCGTTTTCGACGGCTTTATGAACAAAAGCCTCGACGACGTCATCAGGATAATGGGTGTAGCCGACAAGGGACTGGCCCCGCAGGAGCATCTGCAAGGGGGTGCGGCGAAAATATTTTTTCAGGATGCGCAGCCGTTCCCAGGGATCTTCGTTCAGGTAACGCATGCAGACATCGAAAGTGGCACCGCCCCATACCTCTACGGAGTGGTAACCCACCTTGTCCATCTTTTCGACGATGGGAAGCATGTCTTCCAGGCGCATACGGGTGGCCCACAGGCTCTGGTGGCCGTCCCGCAGTGTCGTCTCGGTGATCTTTACTCTGCGTTCATGTTGCACTCGATTCCCTCCGTCTCTCCGAGCGGCACGACGTCCCGTTCCTGGTTCCGCCGCCTTCTGACAAAATAGAAACTCAGGCCGTTGTTGGAGTGACAACTCCTGAGTTATACGCTAGCGACAGTGCTAGACACTTACCATACATTATAGAGTTCGGACGATTCAGACGCAAGGCGTGATTCTCTTTGTATACAGAATAACCGCTTTTCCCCATCATATAAACACTTCTGTCGAAAAGGCGCGCGAACAGGATTGCTGCAAAAAGGTCTCCCGGCTCTTTTGCGGCCTCCGGCTAGCGGTTCATCACCGATACGACGTTCGTCTTGACACCTGTCGAACGAGCCACCAGTTCGGCGATTTTGCCCTTCTCGGCTTGCGTCAACTCCCTGGCGGCGACGATCACCGATACGGTGTTATTCTGGATCAGGACGACGGCGTCGCGGTAGCTGTTGGCGATGAGCAGCCGTTCCGTCTCCATCTCCTTTTTGATCTGCTCGCTGATCTCAAGCAGTTTCCTCTGGGCCTCCTTGCGCGTCTCGCCGGAGGACTGGTCGTTGCGGACGATCTCCTGAAGGATCTCGATCTGCTGGCTGCGGACGCGCTCCCGCTCCATCCGATACTCGGAGAAGAAGTCCTGCCCTTTGTTTTGGAAATGGCCGGGGTTGGGCAGCGCCGGGCCAGCCCTCTGGCTGAAGTCAGAGGTGGAGACTGCGTTGGAGGCGGAGGCTGCGTCGGAGGCGGAGGCTGCGTCGGAGGTGGAGGCTGCGTTGGAGGCGGAGGCTGCGTCGGAGGCAGCAGTCGCAGAGGGATTGGGGCCAGTCCTTTTTCCGAGAGGGACTGCCGCAGCAGGGGGCGTCTTTGCGGCGGAAGGAGACGGCGGCGCAGAAGAGACCGTCGAACCGGATGGCGCAGGTTCCCCGAAGATCCGGTCGCTCTCTCGCAACGCCACCGAAAAGACGAGATCGCTCACGGAATAGACGCCGAAGAATCCGGCAGCTGTGACGAGGAGGCCCGCCAGCAGGGCGAGGACCTTGCGGTTCGGCCACTGGGGCAGGCCGGGCATCCAGGATGGTTTTCGGATGATCCGGATCTTCATCGTTTTTCCTCCCGTGGAAAGACGCTGACCTTATGGGCCGGGATATCGAGGAGCGTGCAGACGGCGCGGCTGATATTCTGGCGCACGTTAGCGTCTCTCGCCCCCTCGGCGACGACGAG from Heliomicrobium modesticaldum Ice1 encodes the following:
- the amaP gene encoding alkaline shock response membrane anchor protein AmaP — translated: MEGLSRLLAFLVALPPAALAIMIVVAAFSGGGGAGVVERYLTAWRQGGVRAAWAVGAIFYLLLVGWFLFRAWSRPMKGMTLLARTPHGKVQISRLAVEGLIRGAVAGFVGIRGLRVRIRTVSDGIAIGLHVASDLKVGLPALGEKIQQATRHVLESATGMEPKEIQITFEPVEVERKSPLR
- a CDS encoding Asp23/Gls24 family envelope stress response protein; this translates as MDSITTKQDIGHVRIAQEVVATIAGLAATEVEGVAAMSGGLGGGIAEMLGRKNLTRGVKVEVGEREAAIDMNIIVNFGSRIPEVAKRVQENVKRSIESMTGLTVVEVNVHIQGVNFPTPETKEDDRVR
- the accC gene encoding acetyl-CoA carboxylase biotin carboxylase subunit gives rise to the protein MGHHHSLFNKILIANRGEIAVRIIRACKEMGIGTVAVYSEADKDALHVKLADEAYCVGPAPSNRSYLNIPNIISAATVSGAEAIHPGFGFLSENAYFAEICETCKIKFIGPGSKAIESMGSKAVARETMIKAGVRVVPGSESIVTSEEEAEKIAEEIGYPVMIKASAGGGGRGMRIAHSEKDLFNALQTAQAEAEAAFGNKAVYIEKFIEEPRHIEFQIMADQFGNTVYLGERDCSIQRRNQKLLEEAPSPALSPELRKEMGEQAVLAAKSVNYVNAGTVEFLLDKHGHYYFIEMNTRIQVEHPVTEMITGIDLIKEQIRIAAGEPLGYTQDDIVIKGHAIECRINAEDPARNFMPSPGKITAYHPPGGLGVRLDSAAYAGYTIPPTYDSMIGKLIVWGRDRNEAIARMQRALDEFVIEGVKTTIPFQQKVLGNAFFQKGEVYTNFIQARMTGE
- the accB gene encoding acetyl-CoA carboxylase biotin carboxyl carrier protein, producing MQHERRVKITETTLRDGHQSLWATRMRLEDMLPIVEKMDKVGYHSVEVWGGATFDVCMRYLNEDPWERLRILKKYFRRTPLQMLLRGQSLVGYTHYPDDVVEAFVHKAVENGIDIIRIFDALNDIRNMEAPMRHAKKAGAHVQAAIVYTISPVHTMEHYVETALQLAEMGADSLCIKDMAGLLLPFKSRELVTLIKEKVNLPLQLHTHYIGGMAVGALLKGVEAGADIIDCASLPLAFGPSQPPVETLVRAFSDTPYDPGLDIHRIFEITQYFEDLRKRLGYKRGITGLNDMLVFDHQVPGGMITNLITQLEEQKARHRLNDVLHEMPKVRADFGYPPLVTPTSQIVGTQAVLNVLTGERYKLVPGEVKGYVKGLYGKPPAPIRQDIVTKILKDDKQIDCRPADLLEPAMDRARRELGPLAKSEEDVLSYALFPQVALKFFEYRKNPQAHVVAPVVQNQEGPPAPQPGASQSAPVRGNTQKEDAKVNVQEIKELIQVLNGTDIAELQVESDGVKLSIRKGSAIHAPAAAAPVMVAAPASAAPAPAAEAAAPAPQPAADLSKNPNVVAITSPMVGTFYRAPAPDARPYVEKGSKVDKGTTVCIIEAMKLMNEIEAEIKGTIVDILVENGAPVEYGQTLFLVEKA
- a CDS encoding SpoIIIAH-like family protein, with protein sequence MKIRIIRKPSWMPGLPQWPNRKVLALLAGLLVTAAGFFGVYSVSDLVFSVALRESDRIFGEPAPSGSTVSSAPPSPSAAKTPPAAAVPLGKRTGPNPSATAASDAASASNAASTSDAASASDAASASNAVSTSDFSQRAGPALPNPGHFQNKGQDFFSEYRMERERVRSQQIEILQEIVRNDQSSGETRKEAQRKLLEISEQIKKEMETERLLIANSYRDAVVLIQNNTVSVIVAARELTQAEKGKIAELVARSTGVKTNVVSVMNR